Genomic segment of Terriglobales bacterium:
GCGCTGGAAGTCGAGGGCGTGGTGCTGGCCATGTACGACGACCGCACCAACCTGGCGCAGCAGGTGACCAGCGAGCTGCGGAATTTCTTCGGACCGAAGCTGTGCTCGACCACGATTCCGCGGAACGTGCGACTGGCTGAGGCGCCCAGTTTCGGCAAGCCGGCGCTGCTTTACGATGTGCGGTCGCGCGGAGCCGAAAGCTACATAAGGCTAGCTAAAGAATTGATTACACAACACTTAGAGAGACAAGCCGCGCCTGATCCAGTGGCGGTTGCAAGCGCTCCGGCGCAAGGAGAAGCGCAATGATCACGGAGAAACGCAAGGCGCTGGGACGCGGACTGGAGTCGCTGCTGCCGTCGTCACAACCTGTCGCGGCGGTTGGGGTGGCGGCACCGGAACAGCAGGGTGACGGCGTGCGCGAAATTCCGCTGGAGCAGATCGAGCGCAATCCTTACCAGACCCGCAACCACACGCGTGAGGCGGCGCTCGACGAGCTGGCCGCGTCGATTGCGGCGTCGGGCGTGGTGCAGCCGATCGTGGTGCGGCGCGTGGAGGGCGGACGTTTTCAGATCATCGCCGGCGAGCGCCGCTGGCTGGCATCGGCGCGCGCAGGGAAGACGGCGATTCCGGCGATCGTGAAGCAGGTCTCGAACGAGCAGGCGCTGGAGATGACGATCATCGAAAACCTGCAACGCGAGGACCTGAACCCGATGGAGCACGCTCGCGCCTTCGAGCGGCTGAGCAACGAATTCGGCCTGACGCAGGAGGAGATGGCGCGGCGCACGGGCAAAGACCGGGCGTCGATCGGGAATTACATGCGGCTGCTGAAGCTGCCCGTTACCGTGCAGGTGGAGGTGGAGAGCGGCGCGCTCAGCTTCGGACACGCCAAGGTCCTGATGTCGGCGCCTGACGCTGAAACCATGGAGCGCCTGGCGGCGAAGGTGATCGTGGAAGGGCTTTCGGTGCGCGCGCTCGAAGAGCTGGTGTTCCGCATCGAGCATCCGGTGGAGAAGCAGAAGAAAGAACGCGCGGTGGATCCCAATGTCCGGCAGGCGGAGCGCGACATGCAGGCGTCGCTGGGGATGAAGGTGCGGATTGTTGATCGCAAAGGCCGCGGAAAGATCGTGATCGAGTACGGGTCGCTGGACGATTTCGATCGGGTGGTAACGGCGCTGGCAGGGAAGTAAGCAGGATTCACCGCAGAAACCCGTAGGCAAGGAATTCGTAAGCGGCGCATCAGCGCCGCCTTTTTATGCGGGACCCACCTCATCCCTGATAGGGGAAGGGTGACTTTTTCGGCGCGCTCGGTGGCTTCGCCGGGCAAGAGCCTTCTTGAAATTGAAATTCATTTTCAATTAAAAACCGGGCCGGCGCACGGTCCACGGGCTGGACGGCTGGTTTTTTGCATTGGCCTGTGATTTCCCGGCCGCGACCGGCACGGGCAGGAATTACTTTTTCTTCCCCAGGAGCCTAATTCTGGCGGTCACGCGGCGGCGCTCGAAGCCGCTGAAGGTGAGGAATTCCGGCGAGTCAACGTCATTGTTGACCACGCTCGGATTGGAGTGCGCCGTCACGTTCTCGATGACGCCGCGCAGCGCGAGCTGGTAGTCGCCAAAGCGGAACCGCCACTCCAGCCCGGGATTGATGGAAAGGAAATCGGGAAAGCGCGCCGCGTTGGGGGTACCCACGATCCGTTGGTCCTGGTTCAGGATGGAAAAAGGCAGGCCGTCTCTCCACTCCATGGAGTAAACGAAATCGAGGCGCTTCAGCTTAGGCAGCGGCAGCCATCCCCAGGTGATGAAGCGGTTGGGTGTGTCCCAGGGCAGCGGGCCGCCTGCCTGCGGGCTGAAGACCGGGTTGGTCAGGGTGTAGTCCACTACCGCGTTGGAGCGCGCCGAAGAGCGCGTGTACGCGCCAAACAGCGCGTAGTTTCCCGTAAAAACCTTGCGCGCCGAGATTGTGACCGCATCGTAGTGGTCGCGGCGGTCGTTGGTGAGCGCGTAGTTTCCCGCCAGCACCGTGGCGGGGTTCGTGTTGAGGAACGTGAAGCCGTCTTTGCCGCGCTTCCGGATGAACTCGACGCTGGCATAGACCTTCGCCGGCAGCTTTCGCTCCACGCCGATGCTCCAGTTCAGGAAACGCGGCGCCTGCAGCGCAGCCTGGTCAACGCTGAACGTCGTTTTCAGCGGCGGCCCGAGGGGCGTTGTGCCGTCGGCCGCGAAGTACGTGTCGAGGCGCGGGCCGGTAAGCGCGCGGGCGAGGAAGTCGAGGTGGGTGCGGTCGTAATAGAGCCCGACGCCGGCTGAGATTTTGGTGTCGCTGTTGAGCAGATACGTGCTGGCAAGGCGCGGGGAGAAGAGCGAGCGGCGGACGATCTGGTCCCAGTCAAATCGCAGGCCGAGTTCCAGCAGCAGATGTTCGGCGGGCGACCAGCGGTCCTGAGCGTACGCGCCGGTTTCGAAATTGTTTCTCTCGAATGCGGCGGTTGGCAGGAACTGGCTCGTTCGCGACAGCGTGCCGTCCTCCCGGAAGACAAAGATGGGCCGGCGCGCGAACTCCTGGTCGAACTTGATGTGATCGGCGCTGAGGCCGAAGACGAAGTCGTGCCGGCCCGCCGCGTGGAATGACGGGAGGTAGAGCTTGCCGAAGGCCTCCACGCGGCGCGAGTGTCCGCTGGAGCGCTCGAAGTAGTTCCCCGAGTTGCCGTTCGGATGGACCTCGTAGGGCTTGTCGCCGAAGGGAATGAAGCTGTCGCGAAAGCGGACGGCGGCGACGCCGGCTTCAAGCAGCATGCCGTTGGAGAAGTACTGCTGGTCCTTGATGCCGGCCAGATACGCGGTCTGATTGCGGATCAGCGTCGTTTCGAGTGGATTGAAGACGGAGAGGCCCTCACCTTCGGAGTGGTAGCCGTTCAGCAGCAGGCTGGAGGTGAGGATGTTTCCCGGCCTTAGATTGATCTGCGCTTTTGCCAGATTGCTTCCGCGCCAGACCGGCGCGCGGTCAGCCCCGTCGGGCAATTCGCGAACGATGTTGCTGTCGTACTCGGCGTCGAGCGCGTCGAAGAACCACGCCCGGCCCTTCCTGATCGGGCCTGAGAACGTGAAGCGCGGCACCCACTTGTCGAAATTGATGCCCTTCTTGCTGGTCCAGGAAGGCGGGAAGTTGGTGGCGGTGAAGCGGAAGTTGTCGGCGCCCATGCCGGTGTTCAGCGCGACGACGCCGCCGCTGGCCTTGCCGTACTCGGCGGAGTAGCGGCTCGACTGCACATTGACTTCGCGGACGCCGTCGGCGCTGACGCGCATGGCGAGCAGCCCGCTCACCGGCGAGCGGATGTCAAAACCATCCAGCAGATCGAGCGTCTGGTAGCTCTCGGCGCCGGCCACGTGCACCTGCCCGGTCGGGTCCTGGACCACGCCGGGGACAAAGGGGAGCAGGTTGCGGATGTCGCGCGAGCTGGGATACGGAATGTTGACGATCTCGGGCGTGCCAAGGTTCGTTTCCTGCCCGGTCTGCTCCGCATCGATGGCGGGCGGCGACTCCACCACGTTCACCACTTCGCGCGCTTCCATCTGGTGCGCCAGCACGAGGTCCACATCGCGCGTGCCCTGGGCGCGCAGCTCGCCGGCATCCAGTTCGTAGAAGCCGGTCTTCTGCACGTGGATCTGGTAGTCGCCGGGCGGCAGGGCGTAGAACAGGCAGCGACCGGAGTGGTCGGTGTGGGCCGCCAGGCGTAAGGAATTCGCCGCGGGGTTTGCCGCGGCCTTCGCCGCGGTCAGGGTAACGATGGCGTCGGGCACCGCCCTGCCGTTCTCATCGGCAATCGTTACGCGAAATGAACTCTGCGGCAGCCGTGGCGGTTCGTTGTTGCGCGGCCGGGCCTGGGCGATGGCAGTGCCGGGCAGCAACATCACGGCGAGAACGATCCTCAGGTTTGCGCACTGCATGTGTACTCGGCGCCTCGGATGAGGCGCGGTCTGTAAGATGCTAAAGCGAATCGGGCGTGCAGCCACGCCGGGAAGATGCGGCGGTGGAGCGCGGTGATATCCTCACGCGCCATGGAAGCCAAAGGCCTGACGCCCATTCTCAACGTCTCCGATATCGCCGCCAGCTTCGCCTGGTTCGAAAAATGGGGCTGGAAAAGGTGCTGGGACTGGGGCACACCGCCAAGTTTTGGCGCGGTCGGCTCCGGCAAGTGCGAGATTTTTCTGTGCCAGGGCGCGCAGGGCGGCCGCGGCCGCGGGGCCAACACCACCACGTTCCAAACGGAAGACGACGAACGCGGCGACAAGGGGGTGTGGATGTCGGTCTGGGTGGACGACGTGGATGCGGCGTACCGTGAGTGCACTGCCGCGGGAATTGAGGTTACCTTCCCGCCCCGCGACATGCCCTGGAACGTGCGCGAAATGCACGTGCGGCATCCCGACGGGCACGTGTTCCGCGTGAGCAAGGGGCTCGAGGAGGAGTAGGCCGGGCCGCGTGTTCACTGCCTGGTTAACGTGCTACCGAGCATGTCCCGGAGTAATCGCGGCGGAATGTTCACGGCCCAGCTCTGGCAATGGAAATTCTGCGCGAGTCCCCGGTCGGGCGACCTTGGGCATCTGTTGGGCGGGAGGGCGCTGACGGAAAATCTTGCTCATGGCGCGACGAGTCCATGAGCGAGTTCGTCCCGTGTGCCTGGCGCTGATGCTGGTGGCAGCTTCGGCCGCGTGGGCCGCCGAAGCCGCGCTGGAGACGCTGCCGGCTGCGCCGGAGATAGCCTCCGTGCGCTGGACGGCGGAGCGGTCAAGCGCGCTGATACCGGCGCCGGCGCAGAGTTCGGCGTCTGTGCGCTTCAACCTGGTTTCTTCGCCGATGCGCGACAGCTCAGGTTCGGCAGCCACTATGTATGCGCCGGCCGCGACGGTGCTTTCGGCGCGCGTTGGCCCCGGGCAGCGTCCGCCTTCCGGAATGGATCCGCTGGTTGAGCTGCACTGGCGGCTGGGCGAGCGGCGCAGCGCCGTTCCCGTGCTGGAAGTGGGCGGGTGCGACCTGGTGTCGCCCGAGCAGGTGCGGGCGTTGCGTGCGGGAGCCGCGGACGCGCGAGGCGTGGGCACTCGCTCGCGGCGCGCAGTTGCGGCCGCCATCGTGGGATTCCTCAAGACCGGCTGCCAATAGCGGCGGCGTGCCATACTGGAGGCATGCGTCCGCCATCACCGGCAGCTCCGGCGCCCACGTCCGTGAAGGTCCACATGACGGCCGGTACAGGAGTGGACATCGTTTGGAGCGACGGCCACACCAGCCATTACAGCTTCCAGTTTTTGCGTGATGCGTGTCCCTGCGCGCTCTGCGACGAGGAGCGCGCCACCCAGGGGCGCCAGCCGGGACAGCCGCCGGCGACGCCGGCGGGCGCTCTGCCCATGTTTCGGCAGCCGGCGAAACCCACGCAGGCCGAGCAGGTCGGCAAGTACGCGCTCCGCTTCACCTGGAGCGACGGGCACCTGCACGGGATCTACTCGTGGGATTTTCTGCGGGATGTGTGCCCGTGCGAGGAGTGCAAGGGAAAAAGGGCGGAAGGTTTGCGGACGCAGAGTTAACGCCGGTTTGCCTGCAGGGCATTCTCAAGCAGCAGGCGAATTCGATCCGCGTCGGCTTGGTTGATTTACTTTCAGCGACATGTTGTCTCGTTACCCGCCGGGAAACGTTTGTATGCCCGCGCGAATCGTTTTCAAAACGCCGTCCTGCGTCAACACTGGGAAGAATTAGAATGAGGGGTAGTGCCCCTTCTTGACCAACTCAATCCTCAACAGCGTGAAGCGGTGGAGCACGTTTCCGGGCCGGTGCTCATCCTGGCGGGGGCGGGCAGCGGGAAGACGCGCGTCATTACGTATCGGATCGCGTACCTGATCGAGGAGATGGGCGTTTCGCCCGACGCGATCCTGGCCGTCACCTTCACCAACAAGGCCGCCGCCGAGATGGGCGAGCGGGTGCAGCAGATCACCGGCGCGCGGACGGTGGCGCAGCCGTGGATTTCGACGTTCCATTCATTCTGCGTGCGCGTGCTGCGGCGCGACATCGAAGCCCTGAATCCGCCGGGGCTCAAGGGCGCGGGCTACCAGAAAGACTTCGCCATCTACGACGAGGGCGATCAGCAAAGCGTGGTGAAGGCCGCCATCCGGCGGCTGGGGCTCGACGACAAGCAGCTCACGCCGCGCGCGGTGCTCTCGAAGATTTCTTGGGCGAAGAACCACATGCTCGATCCGCAGGAGCTCTACCTGCAGTCGGCCGATCCGAAGAACGAGCAGGTGGCGCACGTCTACGAGATTTATCGCCAGGAATTGCGCAAGGCCAACGCGCTCGATTTCGACGACCTGCTGCTGGAGACGGTGCGGCTGCTGAAGACGGCGGCCGATGTCCGCGAGAAATATGCGCGGCGGTTCGAGCACATCCTGGTGGACGAATACCAGGACACGAACCGGCCGCAGTACGAGCTGATGCGGCAGCTCGCCTCGGTGCACCACAACGTGTGCGCGGTGGGCGACGAGGACCAGAGCATCTACTCGTGGCGCGGGGCGGACATTCGCAACATTCTGGAGTTCGAGCGCGACTTCCCCAACGCGCGCATCGTGCGCCTGGAGCAGAACTATCGCTCGACGCAGAACATTCTCCAGGCGGCGAGCGCGGTGGTGAGCAACAACCTGAAGCGCAAAGGCAAGAACCTGTGGACGTCGCGCAAGGGCGGCGCGCGCGTGGGTTTTTACGAAGCGCCCGACGGCGAGAACGAGGCGCTGTTCATCGCCGACATGGTGAATGCCTACGTGCAAAAAAGCGCCGCCGAGCGCGACTCCAAGCATGCGCCGCGCGCGGCGGTGCTCTATCGCACGAACTCGCAGTCGCGATTGTTCGAAGAGGCGATGCGGCGTTACCAGCTCAAGTATCACGTCGTTGGCGGTTTCTCGTTTTACGAGCGCGCCGAGATCAAGGACATGACCAGCTATCTGAAGCTGGCGCTAAACCCGCGCGACGACATTGCCTACAAGCGCGTGGTGAACACGCCGCCGCGCGGCCTCGGCAAGGGCACGCTGGAGACGCTGGAGCGCCTGGCGCTGGAGACGGGCATCTCGCTGTGGCAGGCGATGGAAGAGGCAATCGAGCGCAAGCTGCTGCCGCCGCGCGCGCTGGCCGCGCTGGTGAGCTTTCGCGATTTGGTCCTCGACGCGCGGGCGATGCTGGGCGGTGAGTATGCGCAGCGGCTGGTGTTGAACGCTGCGGAACCATTGCGCGGAAACGCGGAGGCGCGGAGCGAACCGGAGTTAGAAACCGCAGCGGATGAGGAAATTCAGTTTCCGTTCGGGGCGATGGTGAAGGAGACAGATTCGGGTGATGCGGAGGCGCTGCCAACAACGTCTCCACCAGAGAGCGAGGCCGGCGACCAACGACCGCAGACCGACGCCGGCCCAGCGGCGTCTACAGCTGAAATTCTGAAGTTCCTGCTCGATCGCACGGCTTACATCAAGACGCTCGAAGAAGAGGACACGCCGGAAGCGTGGGCGCGCATCGAGAACCTGCGCGAGTTGGTGAACGCGGCGATGGATTCGCGCGACCGCGGCGAAACGCTGGCCGAGTTTCTCGATCATGCGGCGCTGGTGAGCGAGGCCGACCAGTACGACGCGCGCGCCGGAATCACCCTGATGACGCTGCACGCCGCCAAGGGGCTGGAGTTTCCGCTGGTGTTTCTCGCCGGCATGGAGGAGGGCCTGTTCCCGCACTCGCGAACGCTGAATTCGCCCGACGACATTGAAGAAGAGCGGCGGCTGGCATACGTCGGCATGACGCGGGCGATGGACACGCTCATCCTCACGCGCGCGCGCTTCCGGCGGCGCTACGGATCCGATCTGCCAGAGGCGAGCGTGCCGTCGCGATTCCTGGAGGAAGTTCCGCAGCAGTTGCTGGAAGACCTGGGCTCGCCGCGAGGACGCGGCGCGCCGGCGATCCCGGCGGATTACCGGCAGCGCTATGGGCGGCCGGGTTACGGATCGGCGACGGCGCCGGACTTTGGCGACACGCACTACGACTACGAGAACGAAGACCAGAGCCGCCCGGCCGGGGGCGGCCGGGCTCCATCGAACCGGGGAAGGGTCGCGGCCAAGAAGCATGCCGGCCCCGCCTACAACTCGATCGAGAACATCGCCGAGTTCTTTGCCTCGCGCGGCAAGAAGTTCAAGTTGCCCAGCGTGCCCGTGGCCGAGCCGAGCGGCAAACGCGGTTTCAGGCCGGGGCAGAAGGTGCGGCATCCCAAGTACGGCGAGGGCACGGTGTACAAGCGCGAAGGCGAAGGCGAAGAGGCGAAGATCACGGTGCAGTTCCCGCGGTTTGGGTTGAAGAAGCTGGTGGAGAAGTACGCGCAGTTGGAGCGGGTGTAGGAGCCGAGGCAGTCAACGCAGAGGACGCAGAGATGGCGGAGGACCAAGTTCTTGTTTCTCCGCGCTCTGCGACCTCTGCGGTGAAGTTTTTATTGCGCCGTCACCACCGGCAGCTCCACGAAACTTGCCTGCCCGGGCGCGTGGTAGATGCGTTGCGTCGCCTTCTTGTAGTCCTCCGGCCTGGCCCAGAAGATGCTCGGCACGAATGTTTGCGGGTTGCGGTCGTAGAGCGGAAACCAACTGGACTGCACCTGGACCATGATGCGATGTCCGGGCAGGAAGACGTGGTTCGCCGTGGGCAGGATGAATTTGTAGAGCAGCGGCTCGCCGGCGGCGATGGGCTTGGCGGTCTGGAAGCTTTCGCGGTAGCGTCCGCGGAAGGCGTCGGCTGAGATCATGAGCTGGTAGCCGCCCATTTGCGGGTCGCCGGCGACCTCGTCAGGATAGACGTCGATCACCTTGACGATCCAATCGGAGTCGGTGCCGCTGGTGGAGGCGACCAGGTTCACGGTCGGCATGCCGCTGATCTTCAGCGGCGACGTGAGCACGTCGGATGTGAACACGGCAACGTCGGTGCGGCCGGAGAACTCGCGCTGATCGTCGGCGAGCCAGAGCTTCCATCCCTTGCCATTGCTGGCGTAAGTGGAATCGATTGGCCGCGAGCGGAAGGGAACGGGCTTGGCGGGATCGGAGACGTATTCGGTGAACGCCGCGCCGCCCTGCGTGGGAGCGGCGAACCCGGCCTTGCCGCCGGCGCCCAGGTAGAACGGCGTCGGCTTCACCGTACAGGCAGTCGCACATCCGGCGGGCCAGGCGGGCAGGCGGAGCCAGGTGTTCGTTCCAGTTTCAAACGCGGTGACGGGCGCAATGTCCATGCGGGGCGCGCCGTCTTGCAGGAAGTGATCGAGGAACGGGCGCAGGACTTCGCGGCGGAACCAGAGCGCGGTGTCGCTCTCAAATTTGACGGCGCCGAGCGAGCTGCCTTCCAGGATTTCCTGCCCGTGGTGCCACGGACCCATGACGAGAAAAACCTTGTCGTTGGCGGTATCTTTGGGCTTGATGGCGCGATAGACGGCGGGGGCGCCGTAGATGTCTTCCTGGTCCCACAGGCTGTGGACGAGCAGGACGGGCACTTTCAGCGGCTGCGCGGCGAGGATTTTGTCCACCGCCTGGTCGCGCCAGAAGGCGTCGTAGCTGGGATGCTCGAGGATCTTGCGCCAGAAGCCCACCTGCTCGAGGCCGTGGCGGCGGCCGAGTTCGCCGGCGGAGCCTGCGGCGAGGAACTCGTCGTACATGTCGTAATGGCTGGTCCACCACTTGGCTTCGTTGTCGCGCGTGGCCTGCTGCTCGTAGATGTAAGCCATGCCCTGCTCGCGGAAGGCGCCGTTGTGGAACCAGTCGTCGCCCATCCAGCCGTCGACCATCGGGTTCATTGGCACCGACACCTTGAGCGCGGGATGCGGATTCACCAGCGCCATGAGCGGCAGGAAGCCGTCGTAGGAAATGCCGAGCACGCCGACGTTGCCATTGGTTTCCGGGACGTTCTTCACCAGCCAGTCGATGGTGTCGTAGGTGTCGGTGGCGTGGTCCACGGGCGTGGGGTTCTGCGGGCCGTGGAGCGGGCGGTTCATCACGTAGTCGCCTTCCGAGCCGTACTTGCCGCGAATGTCCTGCACCACGCGGATGTATCCGCCGCCGACGATCACGTCGGTGGCGTTGTCGTAGCCGTAGAGCGCGGGGCCCAGGTGCGCGCTTTCGAGGTGCGAGGTGAGTTCGCGCGCGTTGTAGGGCGTGCGCGTGAGCAGGATGGGCGCGCGCCTGGCGCCCTTGGGGACGAGGATCACCGTGCGCAGCTTCACGCCGTCGCGCATGGGGATCATGGCCTCACGGCGCTCGTAGTCGAAGTAGTCATACTTCCGCACCAGGTTGGCGGGCGTCTCGCTGGGGTAGTTGGGATACTGCGGCGCCGGCGCCGGCTCCTGCGCCAGAGACGCGGTTGTGATAAGGAAGAGCGTACAAATCCGAAGGCACAGCTTCGTGTGGGAGAACATGGGCGGGGATTTTAACGCAGCCGCGGATGTGTCGAGCATGACAGCGGCGCCCGCCGCCCGATTTCGCAATCTCGATGGGTTGCGCGGGATCGCCGTGCTGCTGGTGGTCCTGTACCACGCGCCGGCCAGGCCATGGCTGTTCGAGTACGGCGGCTGGACAGGGGTTGACCTGTTCTTCGTCCTCAGCGGCTTTCTGGTTTCAGGGCTGCTCTTCCGCGAGCACCTACGCTACGGCAGCATCCATCCGGGGCGGTTTCTCATCCGGCGCGGATTGAAGATCTATCCGGCTTTTTACTTTTTCCTCGCAGCGTTCGTGTTCGAGCAGGTGTGGCTGGCGCACCGTCGCTTGCCAACCGCGGGAATGGTGGGTGAGGCGCTGTTCGTGCAAAGCTACGGCCACAGCCTGTGGGCGCATACGTGGTCGCTCGCCGTAGAGGAGCACTTTTACTTCACGCTGGCGCTGGGGCTCTTCCTGGCGTCGCGGGCCGGGCGCGCGCAGGGCTTTGCGCCGGTGGCCTGGGTGTGTGTGGCGATCATCGTGATTTCGCCGGCGCTGCGCCTGCTCGGCACACTTGGCCTGTTCCCCGGCAAAGATGTGGGGCACATGACCCACTACCGGCTCGACGCGCTCTCGTGCGGTGTCCTGGTTTCCTACATGTATCACTTCCGGCGCGAGTGGCTGGAATGCAGGGTTGCCCGCGCTGCCCCGGCGCTGCCGTTGGTTGCGGTGGCGCTTGTCGGACTTGGGCTGCCGTATGGCTTGCGGAACACAGCCGGACTTTCGTTGATCAGCTTTGGATACGCCACATTGCTGGTTGCAACCCTGTTTCCCGCGGCGGCGCCCGCGGGAATGGCGCGCCTGGCCGGCGCGCTGTCGTCGCCGCTGGCCTGGATCGGACCGTATACGTATTCCATCTACTTGTGGCACTTGCCGGCGACCCGGCTGGTTGGACGCCTGGTTCCCGGCGCGCACGGCTGGATGCAGACGGTGGCCGCGATCGCCGCCAGTGTGGCCGTGGGATGCGCCGCGGCGGCGCTGATCGAGTACCCCGTGCTGCGGCTGCGCGACCGCCTCTTCCCAAGCCGTTCCGGGCGCCTGGCGGTCAGACCGGTCCAGCGTGGCGTGACAGCGGCGGGACACTAGTCCGCCGCTCGCGGGCCTGCACGCCGATTACGGTACAATTCTGAAGTTCCAGCACTGCACTCATACATATAAGGAGAGAGGCCCTTCGGGGCTGACTGAGGAGCTTGATGGCGAACACATCTGCAATGAACCGGGAAGACCGCAAGAAGGCCAAGCGCGCCGCGCGTAAGAAGCGCAAGGCGGAGAATCCGTTGAAGCCGCGCGAGTACGCGCGCGGTTCGCAGAAGCGCAAAGTGAAGAAGATGGTCCGGGGCCAGAGCAAGCGAACGTAATGACATCCACCACAGAGGCACAGAGACCCAGAGAGATGCGGCAAGTCCTCTGTGACTCCGCGCCTCTGTGGTAGGTTTTGGAGAATCATCTGCCCAGCCAGATCTTCGCCCGCAAATCCATTGACAAACTGATCTCCGACTCCGAGGAGCCGGAGCACAAGCTGCGCAAGACGCTCGGGCCGTGGTCGCTGACGGCGCTGGGCATTGGCGCGGTGATCGGTTCGGGCATCTTCACCGTGATCGGCACGGCGATTGCCGGGCAGAAGTTTGAAGCCGAGAGCGTGCTGCACGCGCCGCTGCTCGAGTACCTGATCCACCACTCGCCGACATTTGGACGTCCGGGCGCCGGGCCGGCCATTGCGCTCTCGTTCGTGCTGGTTGCGATTGTCTGCGCGTTCGCGGCGCTGTGCTACGCGGAACTGGCGTCCATGATTCCGATCGCCGGCTCGGCGTACACCTACACCTACGCGACGATGGGCGAGCTGATCGCGTGGGTGATCGGATGGGACCTCATCCTGGAATACGCCGTCAGCAACATGGCGGTGAGCGTGGGCTTCTCCGAGCACCTGGTGAACCTGCTCGACTTCTTCGGTATTCACCTGCCCAACGCGTGGATGTTCCCCGCGTATCTCCCGTCGGGCAGCATGGTGTTTCCGCCGGGCTGGCACTTCGGATTCAACGTGCCGGCCTTCATCGTGGTGATGATTCTCACGGTGGTGCTGGTGCGCGGCATCCGCGAGTCGGCCGAGACGAACAACGTGATGGTGCTGCTGAAGATCGCCGCCATCATGGTGTTCGTCGGCTTCACCGCCTACCTCATCAATCCGGAGAACTATCACCCCTTCATGCCGAACGGATGGGGCGGCGTGCTCACCGGCGGCGCGATCATCTTCTTCACCTATATCGGGTTCGATTCGGTCTCCACCGCCGCCGAAGAAGCGAAGAACCCGCAGCGCGACGTGCCGTTCGGCATCATCGCCACGCTGCTCATCTGCACCGCGCTCTACGTCGCGGTGGTGGTGGTCTATTGCGGCGTGGAGCTGTGGAACAGCGACATCACCAACAGCGCGGCGCCGGTGGTGAACCTGCTGCGCAAGCTGGGCAAGCCGTGGGTGCGCATCACCGTGCTGGCGGGCGCGATGCTGGGCATGATTTCGTCGCTGCTGGTGTTCCAGCTCGGGCAGGCGCGCGTGTGGTTTGCCATGTCGCGCGATGGCCTGCTGCCGCGGCTGTTCAGCCACGTGCATCCCAGGTTTCGCACGCCGGATACG
This window contains:
- a CDS encoding acyltransferase — translated: MTAAPAARFRNLDGLRGIAVLLVVLYHAPARPWLFEYGGWTGVDLFFVLSGFLVSGLLFREHLRYGSIHPGRFLIRRGLKIYPAFYFFLAAFVFEQVWLAHRRLPTAGMVGEALFVQSYGHSLWAHTWSLAVEEHFYFTLALGLFLASRAGRAQGFAPVAWVCVAIIVISPALRLLGTLGLFPGKDVGHMTHYRLDALSCGVLVSYMYHFRREWLECRVARAAPALPLVAVALVGLGLPYGLRNTAGLSLISFGYATLLVATLFPAAAPAGMARLAGALSSPLAWIGPYTYSIYLWHLPATRLVGRLVPGAHGWMQTVAAIAASVAVGCAAAALIEYPVLRLRDRLFPSRSGRLAVRPVQRGVTAAGH
- a CDS encoding CocE/NonD family hydrolase, which gives rise to MFSHTKLCLRICTLFLITTASLAQEPAPAPQYPNYPSETPANLVRKYDYFDYERREAMIPMRDGVKLRTVILVPKGARRAPILLTRTPYNARELTSHLESAHLGPALYGYDNATDVIVGGGYIRVVQDIRGKYGSEGDYVMNRPLHGPQNPTPVDHATDTYDTIDWLVKNVPETNGNVGVLGISYDGFLPLMALVNPHPALKVSVPMNPMVDGWMGDDWFHNGAFREQGMAYIYEQQATRDNEAKWWTSHYDMYDEFLAAGSAGELGRRHGLEQVGFWRKILEHPSYDAFWRDQAVDKILAAQPLKVPVLLVHSLWDQEDIYGAPAVYRAIKPKDTANDKVFLVMGPWHHGQEILEGSSLGAVKFESDTALWFRREVLRPFLDHFLQDGAPRMDIAPVTAFETGTNTWLRLPAWPAGCATACTVKPTPFYLGAGGKAGFAAPTQGGAAFTEYVSDPAKPVPFRSRPIDSTYASNGKGWKLWLADDQREFSGRTDVAVFTSDVLTSPLKISGMPTVNLVASTSGTDSDWIVKVIDVYPDEVAGDPQMGGYQLMISADAFRGRYRESFQTAKPIAAGEPLLYKFILPTANHVFLPGHRIMVQVQSSWFPLYDRNPQTFVPSIFWARPEDYKKATQRIYHAPGQASFVELPVVTAQ
- a CDS encoding amino acid permease, with the translated sequence MENHLPSQIFARKSIDKLISDSEEPEHKLRKTLGPWSLTALGIGAVIGSGIFTVIGTAIAGQKFEAESVLHAPLLEYLIHHSPTFGRPGAGPAIALSFVLVAIVCAFAALCYAELASMIPIAGSAYTYTYATMGELIAWVIGWDLILEYAVSNMAVSVGFSEHLVNLLDFFGIHLPNAWMFPAYLPSGSMVFPPGWHFGFNVPAFIVVMILTVVLVRGIRESAETNNVMVLLKIAAIMVFVGFTAYLINPENYHPFMPNGWGGVLTGGAIIFFTYIGFDSVSTAAEEAKNPQRDVPFGIIATLLICTALYVAVVVVYCGVELWNSDITNSAAPVVNLLRKLGKPWVRITVLAGAMLGMISSLLVFQLGQARVWFAMSRDGLLPRLFSHVHPRFRTPDTATWIAGFVVGIPAGLFDIGTFADLSNIGTLFAFALVAGGVLILRYREPERKRGFRAPGGPIAPVMTILFCLLLMAGLPIMNWLRFFGWLAIGLVIYFTFSRHRSEFAPGRQSR